ACGAGCGGGTGGAACGCATCGCGGCGTTCTACGGACCGACGGACTTCTTCGACGGCTGGATCAAGATCATCGCGCGGAAGACCGCGCTCGACGGCCCCTGGGACCTGCCAGGCCTCATCCATCTCGATTCCACCGTCGTGCAGCCACTGGTCCGGGGCACGCTGTCCACTTCCGAGGCGCGCCTCGAACTCGTGCGCCGCTCATCCGTCCTCTTCGCGGACGATCTCCCCGCGGTCCAGGTACATCACGGCACGGCGGACTTCGTCGTGCCCGTGAGCCAGGCGGAGTCGCTGATGCGAACGATGGAGGCGCTCGGCCGCACCCCTCCCGATTTCGAGGCGTTCATCTACGAGGGAGGCGGGCACGACTTCCTCTCCCTGGACGGCGCCATCCCCCGCGCGGTCGAGTTCATCGCCGAGGCCCTGCAACCGAAAGGAAACCCGTAAGGATGAGGACCCGGATCGCCCGCACCATTGAGGTCTTCGAAGCCGCGCGCCAACCCCTGTTCACCGTGCTCGACGGGATCTCGCGCGAGGACCTGGACTGGCAGCCCGCGGACGGGATGCGCGGGATCGGGAAGATCTGCCGCCACATGTACCGGGTGGACGTCTGGTTCCTGAAGCAACTCGGCATCGTCCCCGTGATCGACGAAGATGCCCCCGGTCCGGCGGAGGAGATCGCCGCCCGCATGCGCATGATTCAGGAACAGATCATCGCCGAGGTGAACGCCTGCGGCAGCGACGAGGATCTGGCGGCCGAGCGTACGTCTCCGGACGGAGAAAGGACCTTGCGGATGGGGGCGACCGTCCTCCATATCGCCCAGCACTATCTCTACCATCTGGCGCAGATCACCTACCTGCGCCGCATCCGCGACCGCGAGTGGTCCGCGCCGCTGGACGAATGGGAGACGGCCACCCACATCATCGAGGACCGGATTCTGGAGTAGCCCGTGATACCACAGAGACCCCTGGGGTTCGGCGAGATACTGGACGGTGCGATCCAGTTCTACCGGCGCGACTTCGGACTGTACTTCCTCATCTCGCTCGTGGGCTCGCTCCCCGGCTATGCCATGGGCCTCGCGATCGGCGTGCCCAGCACGGGCGTCGATCCGTCGGGGAACCCCGCCTTCGGCGAGATCGGACTCGAGTTGGCGATCCTGCTGCCGGCTGCGGCCATCTCGTGGATCGCGACGCTGGCCGTCGCCGTCGCCATCTGCGCACGGATGGAGGGTCGCCCGGCGTCGCTGGAGAAGGCGTACCGGGGGGTGCTCCGGCCCTTCCCGAGCGCCGCCGGAGGGCACCTGCTCGCCCTGCTCGCTGTCCTCCTGGCGGGCGGGCTCGCCATGATCCCGGTCATCGTCCTGGGGGGGATCGGGATCGCCGTGTCGGACAGCGCCACCGGAGCGGCGGTTTTCTTCGGAATCGTCGGGCTCTCGGCCGCGCTCGCGGTCCTGGCACTCTGGTTCTGGACCACCTTCGCGATCTTTCCGGCCGTCCTGCTGGAGGGGCGGACGGCAACGCAGGCGGTACGCCGCTCGCTGAAGCTCAGCAAGGGAGCCCGCCTCCGGATCCTCGGGATCATGCTCGTCGTGCTGATCATCCGCGACGGTCCCTCGCTGGGGATCTTCGCTCTCTTCGGAGGCTTCGAGATGTTCACGTCGCCCGCAACGGCGGGCACCGTCAGCGCGGGCGTCATGGCGCTGCAAAACACGCTCGATCTGCTGTTCGGGTCGCTGGTCACGCCGTTCGCGGTGGCCACGCTGTTCCTCATCCACCACGATCGGCGCGTGCGCCTGGAGGCCGCCGACCTGGAGACGGCCGCGACCGCGATGGCGACGGACGATCGGTGATCCGACTCCCGGGTCCCGCCGCTCTCCCGGCCGGGCAGGAGCCGTCCCCCGCCGCCGAACCCCTCCCCTCGCCGGGCGAGATGTCCGACGCGCTGCGGGAGATCCTCGCCCAGCCGGATTTCGTTTCTCCGCCCCTGCCTGCCCGGCAGCGGATCCTCGATTGGATCGCGAACACGCTCTCCGATGCGTGGGATTGGCTGCGACGTTTCCTGTTCGATGAGGGCGGCGGGCTCATGGAAGTGCTGGCCATCCTCGTCGTCCTGGCCGCGCTCATCGCGCTGGGGACGGTAGCGCTGCGTCACGGGCCCCAGTGGGTGCAGGGCGCGCGGGAGAGGCGGGACGAGGGTCTGGAGGACGATGGCGCGCCCGGCTCGGCACGCGAGTGGCTTGGCCTCGCCCGGACGCGGGCGGGCGATGGGGAGTTCCGGCCGGCGGCGAGCGCGCTCTACCAGGGGTTCCTCCTCACGCTCGAC
Above is a window of Candidatus Palauibacter scopulicola DNA encoding:
- a CDS encoding DinB family protein, with the translated sequence MRTRIARTIEVFEAARQPLFTVLDGISREDLDWQPADGMRGIGKICRHMYRVDVWFLKQLGIVPVIDEDAPGPAEEIAARMRMIQEQIIAEVNACGSDEDLAAERTSPDGERTLRMGATVLHIAQHYLYHLAQITYLRRIRDREWSAPLDEWETATHIIEDRILE